The genomic window CAGTATTGGACAAACATGCGCCAGTCCAGGCTCACCACCTGAAGTCTCAGTCACGTCCTCCATGGTTTAATGATGAAATGGTGAAGGCGAGACGTGAAAGACGGTGCGCTGAAAGGAAATGGAGGGCTAGTCGGCTTAATTCGGATCTCGCTGTATTTAAAGCCAAACGAAATTTTGCATTGCATGTCATGAATGAGTCTAGACGGGCCTATTATAAACAATATATTGATGAGAATAGTTCTGACCAGGGAAGGCTTTTTCGGGCCAGTAAACgccttttgaattttcatgtaGATAGGGCTCTGCCGCCTCATTCGGATGCTCGGATGCTAGCAAATGAGATGGGCAAGTATTTTGTCCACAAAATCCCGGCTATTCGGTCTGCGCTGGATGCGGATGCCAGTGGCGCAACTTCGCTTGCTACATCAGCCTCAACCTGTAGTGAGTTTTCTGAATTTTCTCCACTGTCTGAGGAGAGTGTACGGAGAATTGCTGCCTCATGTGCAAAGTCGTGCGCCTTTGATCCCCTACCATCATCTATTCTGTCCTTCTGTTTGGATGAACTGCTCCCTGTTATTAGGAAAATTGTCAACTTGTCTCTTGAGTCTGGCGTCTTTGCAGAGAACTGGAAGAATGCTTTAGTTCACCCCTTGCTTAAGAAAGCAGGACTCAAAcctattaacaaaaattttcgacCGGTGAGCAACTTGCAGGTTACATCAAAGATCACGGAAAAGTCCGTGGCTATCCAATTACAAGATCATATGACAGCCAACAACTAATTTCCTGTCCTCCAAAGCGCATATCGGCAGAATCACAGCACTGAGATGGCgttattaaaagttaaaaacgatCTTCTGCTAAATATGGACAAAGGTCACGTCACATTGCTTGTTATGTTAGATCTCAGCGCTGCGTTTGACACCGTAGATCACGGTATTCTTCTGCACAGGCTGCAGTCCAAGCTTGGCCTTCGGGATAAGGCTTTATCATGGTTTAAATCTTATTTGGCGGGAAGAACGCAGCAGGTCTCAGTTAACGGATCGCTCTCTGATAAATTTAATCTGTCTTGCAGGGTCCCACAAGGTTCTTGTTTGGGCCCCCTCTTATTTACCATCTACGCGAGTTCGCTGTTTGACATCATGAAATCTCATCTGCCATCCGTTCACACCTACGCGGACGATACACAGCTATATATATCGTTTAATCCCGTTGATAAGACCAGCGAGGCTGATGCTATGATTGCGATTGAGAACTGTATTCGTGACGTTCGCGCTTG from Pocillopora verrucosa isolate sample1 chromosome 8, ASM3666991v2, whole genome shotgun sequence includes these protein-coding regions:
- the LOC136282808 gene encoding uncharacterized protein, translated to MTNEPLVLLGDFNIHVDVPTDMDAIQFRDLLDSMGLQQHVKQPTHTHGHTLDLLITRQSDVIVAKEPEIERYFSDHAVVLCDLRTAVSASKVTHAEFRKLKAINKQQFLEDIRNSSLYRDPPNTLDELVECYNNTLRSVLDKHAPVQAHHLKSQSRPPWFNDEMVKARRERRCAERKWRASRLNSDLAVFKAKRNFALHVMNESRRAYYKQYIDENSSDQGRLFRASKRLLNFHVDRALPPHSDARMLANEMGKYFVHKIPAIRSALDADASGATSLATSASTCSEFSEFSPLSEESVRRIAASCAKSCAFDPLPSSILSFCLDELLPVIRKIVNLSLESGVFAENWKNALVHPLLKKAGLKPINKNFRPVSNLQVTSKITEKSVAIQLQDHMTANN